From Acidimicrobiia bacterium, one genomic window encodes:
- a CDS encoding right-handed parallel beta-helix repeat-containing protein, which yields MLRRYLCAPVAAIAIAALWGAIPAGASTTRTVHAGQSIQAAVDHAKAGDTIVVERGTYAENVEILKGDIHLIGHDATIVPPATPHPGSKCFSPEDPTSLSGICVLSPFANLDTGVVTKYLKGTVVTGFTVKGFSGNGFVAFGAQDTEVTHNRFLDNGEYGAAAFTSTQTSFEHNASITTAPSAEAGFYIGDSPNANAEVEHNVSSGAQFGVFVRDAFEAHIEQNDISGNCVGIVFLADAPGPAGHSNADHNDVHDNDRFCPPGEDGGPSTSGVGIASAGATDTHVHENRIVNNVPSGPAGLSGGLVVVQVGPTPPTHNHMTSNVVKGNGTDVFWDGSGVDNLFFDNHCTTSVPAGLCKK from the coding sequence ATGTTGCGGCGGTACCTCTGCGCGCCCGTTGCCGCGATCGCGATCGCGGCGCTGTGGGGTGCGATCCCGGCCGGAGCGTCGACGACGCGGACGGTCCATGCGGGGCAGTCGATCCAGGCGGCGGTCGACCACGCGAAGGCGGGGGACACGATCGTGGTCGAGCGCGGCACCTACGCCGAGAACGTCGAGATCCTCAAGGGCGACATCCACCTGATCGGTCACGACGCGACGATCGTCCCACCGGCGACGCCGCACCCCGGGAGCAAGTGCTTCAGCCCCGAGGACCCGACCAGCCTGAGCGGCATCTGCGTGCTGTCGCCGTTCGCGAACCTCGACACCGGTGTGGTCACGAAGTACCTGAAGGGCACGGTCGTGACGGGCTTCACCGTGAAGGGCTTCAGCGGCAACGGGTTCGTCGCGTTCGGCGCGCAGGACACCGAGGTCACGCACAACCGGTTCCTCGACAACGGCGAGTACGGCGCCGCGGCGTTCACGTCGACACAGACGAGCTTCGAGCACAACGCGTCGATCACGACGGCGCCTTCTGCCGAGGCGGGCTTCTACATCGGTGACTCGCCCAATGCGAACGCCGAGGTCGAGCACAACGTCTCGTCGGGAGCGCAGTTCGGCGTGTTCGTGCGCGACGCGTTCGAGGCGCACATCGAGCAGAACGACATCTCCGGCAACTGCGTCGGGATCGTGTTCCTCGCCGACGCGCCCGGTCCGGCCGGTCACTCGAACGCGGACCACAACGACGTCCACGACAACGACAGGTTCTGCCCGCCCGGTGAGGACGGCGGCCCGTCGACGTCGGGTGTCGGGATCGCGTCGGCCGGCGCAACCGACACGCACGTGCACGAGAACCGCATCGTCAACAACGTGCCGTCGGGTCCCGCGGGTCTCAGCGGCGGGCTCGTCGTCGTGCAGGTCGGTCCGACACCGCCGACCCACAACCACATGACCAGCAACGTGGTGAAGGGCAACGGCACGGACGTCTTCTGGGACGGCAGCGGTGTCGACAACCTGTTCTTCGACAACCACTGCACGACGAGCGTGCCCGCCGGGCTCTGCAAGAAGTAG